Below is a genomic region from Burkholderia pseudomultivorans.
GTCTCGATCGCGTGGCGCTTCTGGCTCGCCGCCGCCGTGATGTTCGCGCTGCTGCGCGTGATGCGCCGGCCGGCGCGCCCGCCGCGCGAGGCGTGGCGCTTTCTTCTCGCGCAGGGCTTCGCGCTGTTCTGCCTGAATTTCCTGTGCTTCTACTACGCGGAGCGCGTCGTGCCGAGCGGGCTCGTCGCGGTGATCTTCTCGACCGCGCCGCTGCTGAACTCGATCAACGGCCGGCTGTTCATGGGGCGGCCGCTGCGGCCGTCCGCGATCGCCGGCGCGCTGCTCGGGCTGACCGGCATCGCGTGCCTGTTCTGGCAGCAGATGGCCGGCCATCTCGACGATCACGCGACGTGGACGGGCCTCGCGATCGCGTTCGCGGGCACGATGTGCTTCTCGGCCGGCAACCTGCTGTCGAGCCGGATGCAGTCGATGGGGCTGCATCCGCTCGCGACCAACGGCTGGGCGATGCTGATCGGCGCGGCGATCCTGACCATCGGCAGCGTGGCGGCCGGGTTGCCGTTCGCGGTCGATCCGAGCCCGCGCTATCTCGGCGCGCTCGTCTACCTTGCGGTGCCGGGCTCGGTGATCGGCTTCACCGCCTATCTGACGCTCGTCGGCCGCATCGGGCCGGAGCGGGCCGCCTACTGCACGGTGCTGTTCCCGATCGTCGCGCTGGCCGTGTCGACGGTGTTCGAGGGCTATCGGTGGTCGCCGCTCGCGGTGGTCGGGCTGCTGCTCGTGCTGGCCGGGAATCTGGTTGCGTTCGATCTGACGCGGCGATTGTTTCTGCGGACGGCCTGAGCGGGCGGGGTGGCCCACGACGGGTTGACGGGGCGATGTTGCTGGCCGATACGGGCGGCACGCCATGACAGCGGGATGGTTGACGAGGTTGACGTGGTTGCGTGATTGGCCTACGCTTCTTCCTGATTGCGAAAGGAGGCGACGATGGGCCGGCACGCACACACGATCGAGGACGTCGTCCTCGACGTCGATACCGCGGACGCGCTGCGCAGCGCGGTCGGCGCCGCGACCATGCTCGGGCCCGACAAGGCCCGCGCGCTGCTCAGGCTTTCCGACGCGCAACTCGGGCATCTGTTCAAGGTCGGTATCGCGCAGGTCATCGATCTGGCGGCGACGGTCACGTTCGGGATCGCGGCTGCCGCGACGCGCGACAGGACGGATCCGGGCCGCGCGAAGCAGGCGTCCGGATCGACCGCGCGTAAGGCCGCCGCGCTTTCCGAGGTCGAGCGTCTCGTGC
It encodes:
- a CDS encoding DMT family transporter, which encodes MNLSLYIVTVLIWGTTWIAIKWQLGAVPPPVSIAWRFWLAAAVMFALLRVMRRPARPPREAWRFLLAQGFALFCLNFLCFYYAERVVPSGLVAVIFSTAPLLNSINGRLFMGRPLRPSAIAGALLGLTGIACLFWQQMAGHLDDHATWTGLAIAFAGTMCFSAGNLLSSRMQSMGLHPLATNGWAMLIGAAILTIGSVAAGLPFAVDPSPRYLGALVYLAVPGSVIGFTAYLTLVGRIGPERAAYCTVLFPIVALAVSTVFEGYRWSPLAVVGLLLVLAGNLVAFDLTRRLFLRTA